In Fragaria vesca subsp. vesca linkage group LG5, FraVesHawaii_1.0, whole genome shotgun sequence, the genomic stretch ATTTCACCTTTTCAATTGGGTAAACTGTTTTCTTGCAAGCAACACACTTGTCTTGAGTCCCAGCAAACATACTGGAAACTTTGCTATTGACCTGTGTAATTTTTCGCAAAAGGAAACAGTTAGCGGAATTATACTTCTAAAAATGTCAGAACAAGTACCACAAACCATATATAAATCAATCGATTAAAGGAAGAAAGATGGAACTGGAAATCAAGGCACCTACCTGATCAGCAGACCTGTCTCTTACAATTTTCGGATTACCTACATCGCAATTAAAAGGAAAAAACAAATCACACTTCCAATTTCAAAAATGGATATCAGCATAGATGTCAGAAATAGATGTCTGAACACGATAATAGCAATGGAGCTTATCACCTTCAAAACTTTTATCCAAGCTGCCAGTCATCTTAAATAGCTGATCAAAGTGAGGCTTGCAATATAAAACACCCTCGAAAGAGGAATAGTTACTAAGCTGCATAGAAGTGGTAAACAAGGATACCAAATTAGATTTCTCTTATATATACTAACTACAATATAAGTTACAACATTGACAAATATAGTAAAGTTTTTCTCTCTTTCCGTTTATGACGTATTATGCAAGAAAACACTAATAACACTACAGGATTTCATATCACATTTGATCCTCAGCAGAATCTAATGTGGCAATGAGGTTTCTGCATCTGATAAGATAACAAAGTTCAAACGAGAAACAGATACACTGAACTATTAATTGCTCCACGCAGTTTTAGAAGCTCTATTTACAAGAACATTGGTGACCGATTACCTTTACCAGGACTTAGAACATTTTTTTAGAAACATTTAAACAAGCTATATACTAACTAAATTAGCTGGGACTAAGAAAAACAATGTATTTGAACAAGCTCAGATGTCAAAATAAAGGACCATTAATTGCAGAGAGTTCAAATGATTAATTCATGCTTAGAATTCACCAAAAGAATGTTTATGTTCATCTCTCTGAAAAACTAAGGCAAGTAGGCAGAGAATTTATGGAAGAGAACTTTTCCCGTAGCTAGACCCCTTCTAAATTCTTGATAATGAACAAGTTTTTCATCAGAATCACCAACTACGGTGAACCACAAATGGTGACTAACTGAAAGTTCTAAAACCAATTTCGCTTCTACCAATATATATCACTTCCTCATGGCCAAAAGCTTTAATCTTTGAGAAATCTATCATTACAAGCTTAAAGGCCCTTTATAATCCTAAGAAATCTACAGAACCAACAAACTGTTACTCATACAACAGACTAAGATCCACCAAACATTTAGATGACAAGCTGGTCAAGTATCTATGTCGCGTACAACGATCATCATCATTGTCAAATTTATCATGAATCAAGTAAAAGGAGACCGTTTACATAACACTTCCAAATTCCCAATACAAACAAAAATAGGAGAAAACAGGTCATTTCATTTCCAGTAGATCTACACTCCCACATCCAAAGATCAGTGCTTACTAAACAGCCAAGTACCTTCTCACTAAGCAAAACAACTTAAAATCCAATTCTATTGTAATCACACAAAACCTCACACAAAACCTATTCATGATAATCCAATCAAATCCCATAATAAGAACACATACAGAACAATCCAGAACTGATCAGAAACATGAAATAAAGAATCAAAAACCATGGATTCAATATGAAAGTGAGAGTCTCCATATGTGTTTGATAAGTCATAAGAGAGAGAAAATGAGAGATAGACCTTGAGGGTTCCTTTGCAGTGGTGGCATCTGAAGCAAGCCTTGTGGTAAACTTTGTTGTCAGCAGTGAGCTGATCAACCAAGTACACAGTCTTCTCACATGCCTTGCACTTCTGGGTTGTCCCTGCAAATGTTGCCATCCTAAATACCCTAATCCAATTCAGTTCACAAGACACAAAGACTTGTTCTTTCTCTAAATTCTCAGACCCACAGAAACAAAGCAACTTTCTTTTCTTCCCTGATAGTAGACTTGAGACTTTATCTCTCTGTCTCTAGTCTCTGTTTCAAGTCCAAGGTTTACAGCTCAGACAATTATATGCAAATGGCTTCTGACTCTGGACTCTGATGGTGGTGGTCTATTTTTGGAACTTGGCCCAATCAAATGCCGCCTGCTGCTGTCACTGGGGACAGTTTGGTCAATCTAAATGTCAGGTTCATCATTCCCACTGGTGTCCTCTAGTTCCACCATGCCAATGTGACTGCTGAAATGACTATGGTGTCCTTAAGACAGAGACCAGAGAAGGAAGATATTTAACACTCAGATTCGAACATATCCCGGTCTTTCCGCTGTTAATGGTAAAGAATTTTAGTTACCATGATACCTTAATCGGAAAATTAGACATTACTATCTAATATCGACGCTGAATGTATTGAGAGTCGTTGAATTAACGGTAGTTTGACGAAATGAAACACAAAATGAAATAGAAGTTATTATGCATTCTTGTGTTTATGGTGTGGTCAGCCAGGGTGTGTGATCCACTTTTGAAAATTCTTGACATAATTTATCACAGGTGATGAGCATATATACATGCATAATGATGCAGATCTTACTCGCCCCCTAGTTCAATAATGCTCCTAATTCAAAAAGGCAGGGCACACACCCCACCTCTTTGTGCTTCTCTTTTCCTTTTCCTTTTCAAGAATTAGGTGTGTTTGTCTTCATTGTGTGTGCCCTTTTTAGTTCACTGAACTTGCTCTCACCTTTAGCTCTGGTTTTGGGCTCTCATTGAGCTACAAGAGCATTTAAACAAACCAGAGCCACTGGATACCAAAGATGTCACATTCATGATCTGAATGTTCCAATAGGATACCCCAAAATGGATTTGAATTTTAAAAGCTTCCAGTTAGGTAGTGTTTGAGAATTGATAGCTGGTGTTTATATTGTTAGCCAAAACCTCCAATGATTTGATGCTAATACCTTCATGCTTTCTCAAGTCAGATGGAACCATCTGGAAACAGCAAATCTTGGTTTCCCCCAGCCAAAGTCAGAGACCTTATTATATTTCAAATACTTGATTCAAGTACAGAATGAAGCATAATTTTCTACTTACTAAAGTAATTGGTCTATCTATATCCAGTTATCCCACAGTATTAAGTGGCTGGAGATTTGACATAGTTCCTACCAAGAAGTAATATATCGACGATCATGAAAATTTCGATAGTTCGAAAAAAAAAAATCTCGATAGATATATCAAAATAATATCGAATATCGATAAAAATTGTACCAAATTTTATCTAAAAGTTGCAAATTTTATCTAAAAATTGTATATTAGACAAAAAATTGACTAAATATAAAATATCAAAAAGATATGAAAATTAATATCGGTAATTGTAAAAAATCAGAAATT encodes the following:
- the LOC101298127 gene encoding pollen-specific protein SF3-like, which gives rise to MATFAGTTQKCKACEKTVYLVDQLTADNKVYHKACFRCHHCKGTLKLSNYSSFEGVLYCKPHFDQLFKMTGSLDKSFEGNPKIVRDRSADQVNSKVSSMFAGTQDKCVACKKTVYPIEKVGVDGTSYHKACFRCTHGGCVISPSNYVAHEHRLYCKHHHNQLFKQKGNFSQLDKHEEAKEVTENTVAE